In Acidobacteriota bacterium, a genomic segment contains:
- a CDS encoding c-type cytochrome: MTCPLRPSRGRSARVRQKSTTSCSTSSGAAPNWPRYSTGSSACVVPAWLSVSMRTVSPDWIVSTGARSMGYQPQTTFSGVDRTTWSGSASWACRGPAPTQTMPAASNAANSERLCACMGSSIARAGGPRHPIRCARAGNGPAPVSRNPSGYNVGTRQRSDSSSRRNGVQRGGHGWGAATLLAAAGLLAANGAAAQQTHAGEYAQADINYGMQVYGETCVACHGPDGDAVDGVSLRTGQFRSAGSDQDLMRIISDGIPDTAMPPGDYTASELTGLVAYLRTMGDFEPNDVLVGDAAAGETIYRGMGDCASCHRIGGDGSRIAPDLTDIGAVRSAGSLAESLVDPTSAMLPRNRSIRAVGNDGTVYSGRRLNEDTYTVQLVDENERLVSLIKDDLSEYTVITTSPMPSYAEILTDQERADVLAFLLTLKGMNR, translated from the coding sequence ATGACGTGTCCGCTGCGTCCCTCGCGCGGCCGATCCGCACGCGTCCGCCAGAAGTCGACCACATCCTGCAGTACTTCGTCCGGCGCCGCACCGAACTGGCCCAGATACTCGACCGGTTCCTCCGCCTGCGTCGTGCCGGCGTGGCTGAGCGTGTCGATGCGCACCGTGTCGCCGGACTGGATCGTCAGCACCGGCGCGCGGTCGATGGGGTACCAGCCCCAGACGACATTCTCCGGGGTCGACCGCACGACGTGGTCCGGGTCGGCCTCCTGGGCGTGCAGAGGTCCCGCACCGACACAGACCATGCCGGCGGCCAGCAACGCGGCGAACAGCGAGCGCTTGTGTGCATGCATGGGCTCCAGCATAGCGCGCGCCGGCGGACCGCGGCATCCGATTCGATGCGCGCGGGCCGGGAACGGGCCGGCGCCGGTATCCCGCAACCCGAGCGGCTACAATGTCGGGACGCGACAACGTTCGGACAGCAGTTCAAGGAGGAACGGCGTGCAAAGAGGTGGACATGGTTGGGGTGCCGCGACGCTGCTGGCGGCGGCCGGACTGCTGGCCGCGAACGGCGCTGCGGCCCAGCAGACGCACGCGGGCGAGTACGCGCAGGCCGACATCAACTACGGCATGCAGGTCTACGGCGAGACCTGCGTCGCGTGCCACGGTCCCGACGGCGACGCCGTCGACGGCGTGAGCCTCCGCACGGGCCAGTTCCGTTCGGCCGGCTCCGACCAGGACCTGATGCGCATCATCAGCGACGGCATCCCCGACACGGCGATGCCGCCCGGCGACTACACCGCGTCGGAGCTCACCGGCCTGGTGGCCTATCTGCGCACGATGGGCGACTTCGAACCCAACGACGTGCTGGTGGGCGATGCCGCCGCTGGCGAGACGATCTACCGCGGCATGGGAGACTGCGCGAGCTGCCACCGCATCGGCGGCGACGGTTCGCGCATCGCCCCGGATCTGACCGACATCGGCGCCGTGCGCAGCGCCGGCTCGCTGGCCGAATCGCTCGTCGATCCGACCAGCGCCATGCTGCCCCGCAACCGCAGCATCCGCGCGGTGGGGAACGACGGCACCGTCTACTCCGGGCGGCGGCTCAACGAGGACACCTACACCGTGCAGCTCGTCGACGAGAACGAGCGGCTCGTTTCGCTCATCAAGGACGACCTGAGCGAGTACACCGTGATCACGACCTCGCCGATGCCCTCGTACGCCGAGATACTGACCGATCAGGAGCGCGCCGACGTGCTGGCGTTCCTCCTCACCCTGAAGGGGATGAACCGATGA
- a CDS encoding acetamidase: MLEPMHAHKRSLFAALLAAGMVCVGAGPLHAQEADPDHVVRSTPENVVWGWYPIDRAPVLTIQSGDTVRIDTLSHAGTTQAEEPVEYLGQFGAAPDEVLQDVVDFWRTRADRPREGRSGHVITGPVYIEGAEPGDMLEVQILSLRTRAPFGINNTSPTSGVFGSGYPGTSPEDEPMDMPAVRHFIRTGDVDGRAVAFFADGIQVPLAPFMGVMAVAPENPTVGQPGVSVPGVQASRPPGPFGGNLDVKDLAAGSTLYLPVFHPGARFYVGDGHSVQGDGEVSGTAIEQSLSGDFRFVLHKGRTIDGPRAENATHDILMGIDLDLDRALRKAVVATVDFLVEERGLTGPQAFSLASIAVDFRVAEAVDLTQVVTAFVPKAIFLER; the protein is encoded by the coding sequence ATGCTGGAGCCCATGCATGCACACAAGCGCTCGCTGTTCGCCGCGTTGCTGGCCGCCGGCATGGTCTGTGTCGGTGCGGGACCTCTGCACGCCCAGGAGGCCGACCCGGACCACGTCGTGCGGTCGACCCCGGAGAATGTCGTCTGGGGCTGGTACCCCATCGACCGCGCGCCGGTGCTGACGATCCAGTCCGGCGACACGGTGCGCATCGACACGCTCAGCCACGCCGGCACGACGCAGGCGGAGGAACCGGTCGAGTATCTGGGCCAGTTCGGTGCGGCGCCGGACGAAGTACTGCAGGATGTGGTCGACTTCTGGCGGACGCGTGCGGATCGGCCGCGCGAGGGACGCAGCGGACACGTCATCACCGGCCCGGTCTACATCGAGGGGGCGGAGCCGGGAGACATGCTCGAGGTGCAGATCCTGTCGTTGCGCACCCGGGCGCCCTTCGGCATCAACAACACGAGCCCCACGAGCGGCGTCTTCGGCTCGGGTTATCCCGGCACCTCACCGGAGGACGAGCCGATGGACATGCCGGCGGTGCGGCACTTCATCCGGACGGGCGATGTCGACGGGCGCGCGGTGGCGTTCTTCGCCGACGGCATCCAGGTGCCGCTGGCGCCGTTCATGGGGGTCATGGCGGTGGCCCCCGAGAACCCGACCGTGGGCCAACCGGGCGTCTCCGTGCCCGGCGTGCAGGCATCGCGGCCGCCCGGGCCGTTCGGCGGGAACCTCGACGTCAAGGATCTGGCCGCGGGCAGCACGCTCTACCTGCCGGTCTTCCACCCGGGCGCGCGCTTCTACGTGGGCGATGGGCATTCGGTGCAGGGCGACGGCGAGGTGAGCGGGACGGCCATCGAGCAATCGCTGAGCGGCGACTTCCGCTTCGTGCTCCACAAGGGCCGGACCATCGACGGGCCCCGCGCGGAGAACGCGACGCACGACATCCTGATGGGAATCGATCTCGATCTCGACCGCGCCCTGCGCAAGGCGGTCGTCGCCACGGTCGACTTCCTCGTCGAGGAGCGGGGCCTGACCGGCCCCCAGGCGTTCTCGCTGGCCAGCATCGCGGTGGACTTTCGCGTCGCCGAGGCGGTCGACCTGACGCAGGTCGTGACGGCGTTCGTCCCGAAGGCGATCTTCCTGGAGCGTTGA